From Deferrisoma camini S3R1, the proteins below share one genomic window:
- a CDS encoding DUF2267 domain-containing protein, translating to MTRAELLQRICHLGGIASVERAEMILHTVMDGLKADMTPDEVREVASMLPAELRGDWASEMGHPSGILEKEEMIFEAAVTR from the coding sequence ATGACCCGTGCCGAGCTGCTGCAGAGGATCTGTCACCTCGGAGGGATCGCCTCGGTCGAGCGGGCCGAGATGATCCTCCACACCGTCATGGACGGGCTGAAGGCCGACATGACCCCGGACGAGGTCCGGGAGGTGGCCTCGATGCTCCCGGCCGAGCTGCGGGGGGACTGGGCCTCCGAGATGGGCCACCCCTCCGGCATCCTCGAGAAGGAAGAGATGATCTTCGAGGCCGCGGTCACCCGTTAG